In Anas acuta chromosome 6, bAnaAcu1.1, whole genome shotgun sequence, the following are encoded in one genomic region:
- the PCBP3 gene encoding poly(rC)-binding protein 3 isoform X24, producing MLSMPLSGGPGPAEESLWSSRPACREMESKVSEGGLNVTLTIRLLMHGKEVGSIIGKKGETVKKMREESGARINISEGNCPERIVTITGPTDAIFKAFAMIAYKFEEDITNSMSNSTATSKPPVTLRLVVPASQCGSLIGKGGSKIKEIRESTGAQVQVAGDMLPNSTERAVTISGTPDAIIQCVKQICVVMLEVQSVTKGSPPKGATIPYRPKPASTPVIFAGGQAYTIQGQYAIPHPDQLTKLHQLAMQQTPFTPLGQTTPAFPGLDASPPASTHELTIPNDLIGCIIGRQGTKINEIRQMSGAQIKIANATEGSSERQITITGTPANISLAQYLINARLHWGRARRRIWSGGRKA from the exons GAAATGGAGTCAAAGGTCTCTGAAGGCGGCCTGAACGTCACCCTCACCATCCGGCTGCTGATGCATGGCAAG gaaGTCGGAAGCATCATTGGAAAG AAAGGAGAGACCGTGAAGAAGATGCGTGAGGAG AGCGGGGCAAGAATCAACATCTCGGAGGGAAACTGCCCTGAGCGAATTGTGACCATCACCGGCCCCACCGATGCCATCTTCAAGGCTTTCGCCATGATCGCCTACAAATTCGAGGAG GACATAACCAACTCAATGAGCAACAGCACTGCTACCAGTAAACCTCCAGTGACGCTGCGGCTGGTCGTGCCAGCTAGTCAGTGCGGCTCGCTGATTGGCAAAGGAGGCTCCAAGATCAAGGAAATCAGGGAG TCCACAGGTGCTCAGGTTCAAGTGGCGGGGGACATGCTGCCCAACTCCACGGAGCGGGCAGTGACAATCTCGGGGACACCCGACGCAATTATCCAGTGTGTCAAACAGATCTGTGTGGTGATGCTGGAGGTACAGTCTGTAACAAAGGGG TCCCCACCAAAAGGTGCCACCATTCCCTACCGCCCAAAGCCCGCCTCCACCCCTGTCATTTTTGCAGGTGGTCAG gCCTACACGATTCAGGGACAATACGCTATTCCACACCCGGAT CAGTTGACCAAGCTCCACCAGTTGGCTATGCAGCAAACCCCCTTTACTCCCCTTGGACAGACCACCCCCGCTTTCCCTG GTCTGGATGCCAGTCCCCCGGCCAGTACTCATGAACTCACCATTCCCAATGAT CTAATAGGCTGCATAATCGGACGCCAAGGGACCAAAATCAATGAAATTCGGCAGATGTCTGGAGCACAGATCAAAATCGCCAACGCCACGGAAGGGTCATCAGAGCGCCAAATCACCATCACGGGAACCCCTGCCAACATCAGCCTCGCTCAGTACCTCATCAACGCCAG GTTGCACTGGGGCAGGGCACGGAGACGGATCTGGTCTGGTGGCAGGAAGGCGTAA
- the PCBP3 gene encoding poly(rC)-binding protein 3 isoform X26 has translation MLSMPLSGGPGPAEESLWSSRPACREMESKVSEGGLNVTLTIRLLMHGKEVGSIIGKKGETVKKMREESGARINISEGNCPERIVTITGPTDAIFKAFAMIAYKFEEDITNSMSNSTATSKPPVTLRLVVPASQCGSLIGKGGSKIKEIRESPPKGATIPYRPKPASTPVIFAGGQVRADPLAASTANLSLLLQHQPLPAYTIQGQYAIPHPDQLTKLHQLAMQQTPFTPLGQTTPAFPGEKLPLHSSEEAQNLMGQSSGLDASPPASTHELTIPNDLIGCIIGRQGTKINEIRQMSGAQIKIANATEGSSERQITITGTPANISLAQYLINARLHWGRARRRIWSGGRKA, from the exons GAAATGGAGTCAAAGGTCTCTGAAGGCGGCCTGAACGTCACCCTCACCATCCGGCTGCTGATGCATGGCAAG gaaGTCGGAAGCATCATTGGAAAG AAAGGAGAGACCGTGAAGAAGATGCGTGAGGAG AGCGGGGCAAGAATCAACATCTCGGAGGGAAACTGCCCTGAGCGAATTGTGACCATCACCGGCCCCACCGATGCCATCTTCAAGGCTTTCGCCATGATCGCCTACAAATTCGAGGAG GACATAACCAACTCAATGAGCAACAGCACTGCTACCAGTAAACCTCCAGTGACGCTGCGGCTGGTCGTGCCAGCTAGTCAGTGCGGCTCGCTGATTGGCAAAGGAGGCTCCAAGATCAAGGAAATCAGGGAG TCCCCACCAAAAGGTGCCACCATTCCCTACCGCCCAAAGCCCGCCTCCACCCCTGTCATTTTTGCAGGTGGTCAGGTAAGAGCCGACCCGCTTGCAGCCTCCACTGCCAACCTCAGCCTTTTACTGCAGCACCAGCCGCTGCCC gCCTACACGATTCAGGGACAATACGCTATTCCACACCCGGAT CAGTTGACCAAGCTCCACCAGTTGGCTATGCAGCAAACCCCCTTTACTCCCCTTGGACAGACCACCCCCGCTTTCCCTG GAGAAAAGCTGCCCTTACATTCCTCCGAAGAAGCTCAAAATCTGATGGGCCAATCATCAG GTCTGGATGCCAGTCCCCCGGCCAGTACTCATGAACTCACCATTCCCAATGAT CTAATAGGCTGCATAATCGGACGCCAAGGGACCAAAATCAATGAAATTCGGCAGATGTCTGGAGCACAGATCAAAATCGCCAACGCCACGGAAGGGTCATCAGAGCGCCAAATCACCATCACGGGAACCCCTGCCAACATCAGCCTCGCTCAGTACCTCATCAACGCCAG GTTGCACTGGGGCAGGGCACGGAGACGGATCTGGTCTGGTGGCAGGAAGGCGTAA
- the PCBP3 gene encoding poly(rC)-binding protein 3 isoform X25: MLSMPLSGGPGPAEESLWSSRPACREMESKVSEGGLNVTLTIRLLMHGKEVGSIIGKKGETVKKMREESGARINISEGNCPERIVTITGPTDAIFKAFAMIAYKFEEDITNSMSNSTATSKPPVTLRLVVPASQCGSLIGKGGSKIKEIRESTGAQVQVAGDMLPNSTERAVTISGTPDAIIQCVKQICVVMLEVQSVTKGSPPKGATIPYRPKPASTPVIFAGGQAYTIQGQYAIPHPDLTKLHQLAMQQTPFTPLGQTTPAFPGLDASPPASTHELTIPNDLIGCIIGRQGTKINEIRQMSGAQIKIANATEGSSERQITITGTPANISLAQYLINARLHWGRARRRIWSGGRKA, encoded by the exons GAAATGGAGTCAAAGGTCTCTGAAGGCGGCCTGAACGTCACCCTCACCATCCGGCTGCTGATGCATGGCAAG gaaGTCGGAAGCATCATTGGAAAG AAAGGAGAGACCGTGAAGAAGATGCGTGAGGAG AGCGGGGCAAGAATCAACATCTCGGAGGGAAACTGCCCTGAGCGAATTGTGACCATCACCGGCCCCACCGATGCCATCTTCAAGGCTTTCGCCATGATCGCCTACAAATTCGAGGAG GACATAACCAACTCAATGAGCAACAGCACTGCTACCAGTAAACCTCCAGTGACGCTGCGGCTGGTCGTGCCAGCTAGTCAGTGCGGCTCGCTGATTGGCAAAGGAGGCTCCAAGATCAAGGAAATCAGGGAG TCCACAGGTGCTCAGGTTCAAGTGGCGGGGGACATGCTGCCCAACTCCACGGAGCGGGCAGTGACAATCTCGGGGACACCCGACGCAATTATCCAGTGTGTCAAACAGATCTGTGTGGTGATGCTGGAGGTACAGTCTGTAACAAAGGGG TCCCCACCAAAAGGTGCCACCATTCCCTACCGCCCAAAGCCCGCCTCCACCCCTGTCATTTTTGCAGGTGGTCAG gCCTACACGATTCAGGGACAATACGCTATTCCACACCCGGAT TTGACCAAGCTCCACCAGTTGGCTATGCAGCAAACCCCCTTTACTCCCCTTGGACAGACCACCCCCGCTTTCCCTG GTCTGGATGCCAGTCCCCCGGCCAGTACTCATGAACTCACCATTCCCAATGAT CTAATAGGCTGCATAATCGGACGCCAAGGGACCAAAATCAATGAAATTCGGCAGATGTCTGGAGCACAGATCAAAATCGCCAACGCCACGGAAGGGTCATCAGAGCGCCAAATCACCATCACGGGAACCCCTGCCAACATCAGCCTCGCTCAGTACCTCATCAACGCCAG GTTGCACTGGGGCAGGGCACGGAGACGGATCTGGTCTGGTGGCAGGAAGGCGTAA
- the PCBP3 gene encoding poly(rC)-binding protein 3 isoform X17 — protein sequence MLSMPLSGGPGPAEESLWSSRPACREMESKVSEGGLNVTLTIRLLMHGKEVGSIIGKKGETVKKMREESGARINISEGNCPERIVTITGPTDAIFKAFAMIAYKFEEDITNSMSNSTATSKPPVTLRLVVPASQCGSLIGKGGSKIKEIRESTGAQVQVAGDMLPNSTERAVTISGTPDAIIQCVKQICVVMLESPPKGATIPYRPKPASTPVIFAGGQAYTIQGQYAIPHPDQLTKLHQLAMQQTPFTPLGQTTPAFPGEKLPLHSSEEAQNLMGQSSGLDASPPASTHELTIPNDLIGCIIGRQGTKINEIRQMSGAQIKIANATEGSSERQITITGTPANISLAQYLINARLHWGRARRRIWSGGRKA from the exons GAAATGGAGTCAAAGGTCTCTGAAGGCGGCCTGAACGTCACCCTCACCATCCGGCTGCTGATGCATGGCAAG gaaGTCGGAAGCATCATTGGAAAG AAAGGAGAGACCGTGAAGAAGATGCGTGAGGAG AGCGGGGCAAGAATCAACATCTCGGAGGGAAACTGCCCTGAGCGAATTGTGACCATCACCGGCCCCACCGATGCCATCTTCAAGGCTTTCGCCATGATCGCCTACAAATTCGAGGAG GACATAACCAACTCAATGAGCAACAGCACTGCTACCAGTAAACCTCCAGTGACGCTGCGGCTGGTCGTGCCAGCTAGTCAGTGCGGCTCGCTGATTGGCAAAGGAGGCTCCAAGATCAAGGAAATCAGGGAG TCCACAGGTGCTCAGGTTCAAGTGGCGGGGGACATGCTGCCCAACTCCACGGAGCGGGCAGTGACAATCTCGGGGACACCCGACGCAATTATCCAGTGTGTCAAACAGATCTGTGTGGTGATGCTGGAG TCCCCACCAAAAGGTGCCACCATTCCCTACCGCCCAAAGCCCGCCTCCACCCCTGTCATTTTTGCAGGTGGTCAG gCCTACACGATTCAGGGACAATACGCTATTCCACACCCGGAT CAGTTGACCAAGCTCCACCAGTTGGCTATGCAGCAAACCCCCTTTACTCCCCTTGGACAGACCACCCCCGCTTTCCCTG GAGAAAAGCTGCCCTTACATTCCTCCGAAGAAGCTCAAAATCTGATGGGCCAATCATCAG GTCTGGATGCCAGTCCCCCGGCCAGTACTCATGAACTCACCATTCCCAATGAT CTAATAGGCTGCATAATCGGACGCCAAGGGACCAAAATCAATGAAATTCGGCAGATGTCTGGAGCACAGATCAAAATCGCCAACGCCACGGAAGGGTCATCAGAGCGCCAAATCACCATCACGGGAACCCCTGCCAACATCAGCCTCGCTCAGTACCTCATCAACGCCAG GTTGCACTGGGGCAGGGCACGGAGACGGATCTGGTCTGGTGGCAGGAAGGCGTAA
- the PCBP3 gene encoding poly(rC)-binding protein 3 isoform X30 — translation MLSMPLSGGPGPAEESLWSSRPACREMESKVSEGGLNVTLTIRLLMHGKEVGSIIGKKGETVKKMREESGARINISEGNCPERIVTITGPTDAIFKAFAMIAYKFEEDITNSMSNSTATSKPPVTLRLVVPASQCGSLIGKGGSKIKEIRESPPKGATIPYRPKPASTPVIFAGGQAYTIQGQYAIPHPDQLTKLHQLAMQQTPFTPLGQTTPAFPGEKLPLHSSEEAQNLMGQSSGLDASPPASTHELTIPNDLIGCIIGRQGTKINEIRQMSGAQIKIANATEGSSERQITITGTPANISLAQYLINARLHWGRARRRIWSGGRKA, via the exons GAAATGGAGTCAAAGGTCTCTGAAGGCGGCCTGAACGTCACCCTCACCATCCGGCTGCTGATGCATGGCAAG gaaGTCGGAAGCATCATTGGAAAG AAAGGAGAGACCGTGAAGAAGATGCGTGAGGAG AGCGGGGCAAGAATCAACATCTCGGAGGGAAACTGCCCTGAGCGAATTGTGACCATCACCGGCCCCACCGATGCCATCTTCAAGGCTTTCGCCATGATCGCCTACAAATTCGAGGAG GACATAACCAACTCAATGAGCAACAGCACTGCTACCAGTAAACCTCCAGTGACGCTGCGGCTGGTCGTGCCAGCTAGTCAGTGCGGCTCGCTGATTGGCAAAGGAGGCTCCAAGATCAAGGAAATCAGGGAG TCCCCACCAAAAGGTGCCACCATTCCCTACCGCCCAAAGCCCGCCTCCACCCCTGTCATTTTTGCAGGTGGTCAG gCCTACACGATTCAGGGACAATACGCTATTCCACACCCGGAT CAGTTGACCAAGCTCCACCAGTTGGCTATGCAGCAAACCCCCTTTACTCCCCTTGGACAGACCACCCCCGCTTTCCCTG GAGAAAAGCTGCCCTTACATTCCTCCGAAGAAGCTCAAAATCTGATGGGCCAATCATCAG GTCTGGATGCCAGTCCCCCGGCCAGTACTCATGAACTCACCATTCCCAATGAT CTAATAGGCTGCATAATCGGACGCCAAGGGACCAAAATCAATGAAATTCGGCAGATGTCTGGAGCACAGATCAAAATCGCCAACGCCACGGAAGGGTCATCAGAGCGCCAAATCACCATCACGGGAACCCCTGCCAACATCAGCCTCGCTCAGTACCTCATCAACGCCAG GTTGCACTGGGGCAGGGCACGGAGACGGATCTGGTCTGGTGGCAGGAAGGCGTAA